DNA sequence from the Acetoanaerobium noterae genome:
CTCTAATCATTTTTAAAATGGCAGCATCAGTGGCAGGAACGGAAGAAGCCCCTTGTCTTACATAAACGCCTGAAGGCCGTATACCTTTGTCGATCAAATAATAAGGAGAAGAAGCTCCTTTTTGCACATCAACAACAATTACATCATTACTATCTATTTTTTCTACTAAGATAGATGTAAATAGAGTTATATCTGGCTTTATAGAATCCCTTATAGAATTAGATAACTTTAAAATATCAGTGTCTAATTTTTGTACTCCTAAAACCTTACCGTCATCATCTATTCCAATATAAATCTTACCACCAGAAGTATTAGCAAAGGCAATCACTGTCTTTAATATATCTTTAACATATTCTTTTTTTAGTTCCAAGTGAATGCTTTCCTTAAACATATATTCTATACCTCGTTTTCATATTAATTTAAATATTCAAGTACATTCAAACACTATTCGAACACCTTCTAACACTATTCTAATACTATATATTAGTTTTAGCAAGATAGTTTAGTTTGAAAGAGTAACTAAATATATTAAAGAATCAACGGCTAGAATCAACAGGGACGGTTCTTTTTGATTCTAATTCTATCAATTATCAATCTAAGAACCTAATAAAATCAAATACGGTTGTTTTATAAAATGACAGCATTTGTTAAAAAAATGTTAATTATCATCAAAATAAATAACCAAGAGGGAAAAGTGACGAGAGTGGTCAAAAAGAACAACCATGACAAGCTTTGCCACACAGAATACATGTAACTGTCCTAGCGTTTTCATATATAATTTAAGTAGCAGGAGTTAAAGTCGAGGGACGGTTTGGCGGTAAAACCCCGTTTTTTGAACATGACTTTGTTGTCTTTGAGCACACAGAATTGCTTCTTTGAAAGCGTACACTAATCTTTCTTTTTTTCAGACAACTTCTCCTGCTAATCATATTATACAGGAGCTTAAATTGCTATGAAAGCTCTACTTAATATTTGCTCTGGTTTGGATGTTCATAAGGAGATTATTGAAGTTTGCATTTTAAAGGGAGACTCTTCTGATGATGTTAATGTTGTTAGAGCTAGCTTTTCAACTTTGCGTGGGGATTTGTTTAAGTTAAGAGATTTTTTAGTTATGAATGATTGTTTTCATGTTGCTATGGAAAGTACTGGTATTTACTGGATGGCTCTTTATGATATTTTACAAGAGCATTCAGGTTTTACTGTATACGTTGTTAATGCTCATCATATGCGTAATATCCCTGGCAGAAAGACTGATGTAAAGGATGCTCAGTGGATTGCTGAACTATTTCGTTTTGGGCTTTTAAATTCTAGTTTTATTCCTTGTAAAGCTGTTCGTGAACTTAGAGAATATACTAGGTTTTACAAGAAAGTAAATGAAAATAGAGCCCAGTTAGTTACTAGAATTGAAAAGTTTTTGCAAATCCATGGTTTTAAGCTTTCTTCTTTGTATATTTTAGGTGAAATTGGCGATGATATGAGTTCTTTTGCTACTTCTTCTAATATTACATCTTGGGCAGGGCTTTGCCCTAGAAATAATGAAAGTGCTGGCAAGAAAAAATCTCAAAAGATTTTGCATGGCAATACTTATGTAAAATCTATTCTTTGTCAGTGTGCATGGGCTGCTGTAAGGACTCGTAATACTCGTATTGCTAAGTGGTTTTGGTCTCATCAAGGTAAAATTGGGCAAAAGAAATCAATCATTGCTGTAGCTAGAAAATTACTTGTGTATATTTACATGATTCTTAGTTCTAGATCGCCTTACAATGCTAAGTTAGATATGACGTAAAAAAAGCCTTAATTTCAAAACAATTTTGTTTTAAAAAAAGGCTAGTTTAATCTATTTGGCATGGAGATTTATATTTTGGCTCGATGCCTTTTTGTAGTTGCTTAATTTATGTTTGTTTTATCATTCGTGTATTTTTGTTACACACTAACAACCATGACAAGCTTTGCCACACCGAATACATGTAACTGTCCTAGGGTTTTCATATATAATTTTAAGTAGTTTGTTACACACTAACCGTCCCCAATGATTTGCCCAATGATTTGAATAAAATTTATCCAATAAATTTATGTAACTAATGGATAAATTATGGTACACTGATTATTCAGAAAATATTAATCTAAAGGAGATAACATGAAGCCAAATATTAATAGTAATATAGCAATAATAGGGGTTCCTCTCGATTTAGGAGCAGGAACAAGAGGTGTGAACTTAGGCCCTGACGCTATCAGATACGCAGGGGTAGAAGAAAGGCTAAAAAATATCGGATATAATGTCGAGGATCTAGGCGATATTCCTGTAAATAGATCTCAAGCTTTTACTGAACCGAATTCGAATCTTAAAAATCTAAATGTAATATCAGAGGTTAACTCTTTGCTTTCAGAAAAAGTTTTTTCAGTAATGAGTGAAGGTAAATTTCCATTAGTGTTGGGAGGAGACCATAGTATAGCTATAGGAACGATTTCTGGAGTTCTAAAGTATAAAAAAAGTCTAGGTGTCATTTGGTTTGATGCACACGGAGATATCAATACGCCTGAAACGTCACCTTCAGGTAATATCCATGGTATGCCTGTTGCAGTCC
Encoded proteins:
- a CDS encoding IS110 family transposase, with protein sequence MKALLNICSGLDVHKEIIEVCILKGDSSDDVNVVRASFSTLRGDLFKLRDFLVMNDCFHVAMESTGIYWMALYDILQEHSGFTVYVVNAHHMRNIPGRKTDVKDAQWIAELFRFGLLNSSFIPCKAVRELREYTRFYKKVNENRAQLVTRIEKFLQIHGFKLSSLYILGEIGDDMSSFATSSNITSWAGLCPRNNESAGKKKSQKILHGNTYVKSILCQCAWAAVRTRNTRIAKWFWSHQGKIGQKKSIIAVARKLLVYIYMILSSRSPYNAKLDMT